The Streptomyces cynarae genome contains a region encoding:
- a CDS encoding type II toxin-antitoxin system Phd/YefM family antitoxin, with protein sequence MAFTASEARKELFPLIKKVNDDHAPVRIHSKHGDAILMSAEDYDAWQETIYLLRSPANARRLMEAVARDRAGQTGITKSLDDLQELAGEE encoded by the coding sequence ATGGCCTTCACTGCGAGCGAGGCGCGCAAGGAGCTCTTTCCCCTGATCAAGAAGGTCAACGACGACCACGCGCCCGTACGCATCCACTCCAAGCACGGCGACGCCATACTCATGTCTGCCGAGGACTACGACGCCTGGCAGGAGACCATCTACCTCCTGCGATCGCCGGCCAACGCACGCCGTCTCATGGAGGCTGTCGCCCGCGACCGTGCGGGCCAGACAGGAATCACCAAGAGCCTTGACGACCTCCAAGAGCTGGCCGGTGAGGAGTGA
- a CDS encoding acyltransferase family protein, protein MARPQTRSGSPQAGARPAWLPGLNGMRLVAATLVFTFHFAFQFPFHDKWAADTYMTLFHRTGPIGVGFFFVLSGFILTLIAKPGEPARRFWRRRAVKVVPNHVVAWLIAAILMVWLGVSIRWQSAVPNLFLIHSWFPSSDTFFSMDFVSWSLSAEVFFYACFPLFRRAVAAIQPERLWWWAAGLVAATWAIPFVAELLPAKPMYFTIPTYRVWFIQMAPPVRALEFVLGMVMARIVMTGKWIRLPLWAAMTLLFGGYLLASNIAEPWSFVAATSGPIALVVAAGATADIEGTWSPFRSRVFVRGGELSFAFYLLHWLVLNFGHVALGATKSWGTAEAVGLGLFAFALSWGLAWLLNRCVEEPLMRRFARPRAKSEPAAVLDTAEEQPIAPVAG, encoded by the coding sequence CGCAGCCACCCTGGTGTTCACCTTCCACTTCGCCTTCCAGTTCCCCTTCCACGACAAGTGGGCCGCCGACACCTACATGACGCTCTTCCACAGGACGGGGCCCATAGGGGTGGGCTTCTTCTTCGTGCTGAGCGGGTTCATCCTCACGCTGATCGCCAAGCCCGGTGAGCCGGCGCGCAGGTTCTGGCGCCGCCGGGCCGTCAAGGTGGTGCCCAACCACGTGGTCGCCTGGCTGATCGCCGCGATCCTGATGGTCTGGCTCGGCGTCTCCATACGCTGGCAGAGCGCGGTGCCGAACCTGTTCCTGATCCACTCCTGGTTCCCGAGCTCCGACACGTTCTTCAGCATGGACTTCGTGAGCTGGTCGCTGTCCGCGGAGGTCTTCTTCTACGCCTGCTTCCCGCTCTTCCGCCGGGCCGTCGCGGCCATCCAGCCCGAGCGCCTGTGGTGGTGGGCCGCCGGCCTGGTCGCGGCGACCTGGGCGATCCCGTTCGTTGCCGAGCTGCTGCCCGCGAAGCCGATGTACTTCACCATCCCGACCTACCGGGTCTGGTTCATCCAGATGGCGCCGCCCGTGCGCGCCCTGGAGTTCGTCCTCGGCATGGTGATGGCCCGCATCGTCATGACCGGCAAGTGGATCAGGCTGCCGCTGTGGGCGGCCATGACACTGCTCTTCGGCGGCTACCTCCTCGCCTCGAACATCGCGGAGCCGTGGAGTTTCGTGGCGGCGACGAGCGGACCGATCGCCCTGGTCGTCGCGGCGGGGGCCACCGCGGACATCGAGGGGACCTGGTCGCCGTTCCGCAGCCGGGTGTTCGTCAGGGGCGGCGAGCTCTCCTTCGCCTTCTACCTGCTGCACTGGCTGGTGCTCAACTTCGGCCATGTGGCGCTCGGTGCCACGAAATCGTGGGGCACGGCCGAGGCGGTCGGTCTCGGCCTGTTCGCCTTCGCGTTGTCGTGGGGTCTGGCCTGGCTGCTGAACAGGTGCGTGGAGGAGCCGTTGATGCGCAGGTTCGCCCGGCCCAGGGCCAAGTCAGAGCCGGCGGCCGTACTCGACACCGCCGAGGAGCAGCCCATCGCTCCCGTCGCGGGGTGA
- a CDS encoding MFS transporter, with protein sequence MSDTSTPPTSASAPPRASLPIGTLVAGCLAVCLAQIGLAMPATLNGLFQEHLHPVGSQLTWISDAFLLPVAVLELSFGVLGDLFGRKRLLVGGAALLCAGEIVAASASGIHQLWVGQALAGLGAAALFPTSLAMIAAGTHTGPQRARAIAVWASSLSAGGFLAPLLGGITGTYGSWRSAFVVVAVLAAISALVSLWLATDSRAPEGRSLDVGGQITIGVGLFALLYAVIQGPTDGWGSTPVVVAFVIAAVFIALFVYAESRARSPLLRLDLFRNRSFAIASVVAVVGMFSFLGTAYAASIRLGPIQHQSPMRTAFAFLLLNAITPVLTPLTSRLLHRLPARALLTAGLALIAAGDFLAAGLDVGDENLTSLIVPLGLVGIGFAFTVSSITATAVNTVPVPLAGMASAATNLLRDFGFTLGPAVIGAVALSQAASRVTSALATSSSLSAESKAAAHEVLKEGGPLALNSVPAGSPPGAARSYALDALGHGYSIGFVVCGSAALFSALLVVTALRGRTAEESAAEPEGDGKERAVLATG encoded by the coding sequence ATGTCCGACACCTCCACTCCTCCGACCTCCGCATCGGCTCCTCCGCGTGCGTCGCTCCCGATCGGCACGCTCGTCGCCGGCTGTCTCGCCGTCTGCCTGGCCCAGATCGGCCTCGCCATGCCGGCCACGCTCAACGGCCTGTTCCAGGAACACCTCCACCCCGTCGGCTCCCAGCTGACCTGGATCTCGGACGCGTTCCTGCTGCCCGTCGCCGTTCTCGAACTGTCCTTCGGTGTTCTCGGCGACCTCTTCGGCCGCAAACGGCTCCTGGTCGGCGGCGCCGCGCTGCTGTGCGCGGGTGAGATCGTCGCCGCGAGCGCCTCCGGCATCCACCAGCTGTGGGTGGGACAAGCGCTGGCCGGCCTGGGCGCCGCCGCACTCTTCCCCACCTCGCTCGCCATGATCGCCGCCGGCACGCACACCGGCCCCCAGCGGGCACGAGCCATCGCCGTATGGGCCTCCAGCCTGTCCGCGGGCGGCTTCCTCGCCCCGCTGCTCGGCGGCATCACGGGGACGTACGGCTCGTGGCGCTCGGCGTTCGTGGTGGTCGCGGTACTTGCCGCGATCAGCGCGCTGGTGAGCCTGTGGCTGGCCACCGACTCCAGGGCGCCGGAGGGCCGCTCACTCGACGTCGGCGGCCAGATCACCATCGGCGTCGGCCTGTTCGCACTGCTGTACGCGGTCATCCAGGGACCGACGGACGGCTGGGGGTCCACCCCGGTTGTCGTGGCGTTCGTGATCGCGGCGGTGTTCATCGCCCTGTTCGTCTACGCCGAGAGCCGAGCCCGGTCGCCGTTGCTCCGTCTGGACCTGTTCCGCAACCGCTCCTTCGCGATCGCCTCGGTCGTCGCGGTCGTGGGCATGTTCAGCTTCCTGGGCACGGCCTACGCGGCGAGCATCCGGCTCGGCCCGATCCAGCACCAGAGCCCGATGCGTACGGCGTTCGCGTTCCTGCTGCTCAACGCCATCACGCCGGTCCTCACTCCGCTGACCTCGCGGCTGCTGCACCGGCTCCCGGCCCGGGCGCTGCTCACCGCCGGCCTGGCGCTGATCGCGGCGGGCGACTTCCTGGCGGCGGGGCTGGACGTGGGAGACGAGAACCTGACCTCCCTGATCGTGCCGCTGGGCCTGGTCGGCATCGGCTTCGCCTTCACGGTGTCGTCGATCACCGCGACCGCCGTCAACACGGTCCCGGTGCCGCTCGCGGGCATGGCGAGCGCGGCCACCAACCTGCTGCGCGACTTCGGCTTCACGCTGGGCCCGGCCGTCATCGGCGCGGTTGCTCTGAGCCAGGCCGCGTCCCGGGTGACCTCCGCGCTTGCGACCTCGTCCTCGCTGAGCGCGGAGTCGAAGGCGGCGGCACACGAGGTACTGAAGGAGGGCGGCCCGCTCGCCCTCAACTCGGTGCCTGCGGGGTCGCCGCCGGGCGCGGCCCGCTCCTACGCCCTGGACGCGCTCGGCCACGGCTACTCGATCGGGTTCGTGGTGTGCGGTTCGGCGGCCCTGTTCTCGGCACTGCTGGTGGTGACGGCACTGCGGGGGCGTACGGCGGAGGAGAGCGCGGCGGAGCCGGAGGGGGACGGGAAGGAACGTGCGGTGCTCGCCACGGGGTGA
- a CDS encoding alpha/beta hydrolase, whose product MRAARTRPRTRLRIALAALATVASAALTTLPAPAAQADSGAAHLTGTLADGATWIADVPARWNGTLLLFSHGFGPTVAQDAPSDAVRTELLAEGYAMAGSSYDPHGSMWALNSAERDQFATLDAVTAKIGTPRRTLSVGQSMGGLVNAQIARDGAGRVDGALGLCGLVAGGTDLDDYQLDAEYTIARLLLPGQDVGLVLFGSAADAAATAKKLTDAVTAAQATPQGRARIALAAAFLNLPAWAPGESAPAPSDWAGQEKQQYAWFAQGILSFVEGGRYAIEQSVGGNNSWNKGVDYTRLLAGSVHAQQVRALYQAAGLDLRADLRSLTAGAAITADPAALRTAQRTSSAGQGLGVPLLDVHTVADNLVPVEQERRFGDRVRAAGDGALLRQAYVQRQGHCAFTTAETVAALHALEHRVTTGHWDDAATPGVLQRSATALGLDGAAYVTYRPARLTVGRDRPSYPTQP is encoded by the coding sequence ATGCGCGCCGCCCGCACTCGTCCCCGTACCCGACTCCGCATCGCCCTCGCCGCCCTGGCCACGGTGGCGTCCGCGGCCCTGACCACGCTCCCCGCCCCGGCCGCCCAGGCGGACTCGGGGGCCGCCCATCTCACCGGCACCCTCGCCGACGGCGCCACCTGGATCGCGGACGTCCCCGCCCGCTGGAACGGCACCCTCCTCCTGTTCAGCCACGGCTTCGGCCCCACCGTCGCCCAGGACGCCCCCTCCGACGCCGTACGCACCGAGCTGCTCGCCGAGGGCTATGCGATGGCCGGGTCGTCGTACGACCCCCATGGTTCGATGTGGGCCCTGAACAGCGCGGAACGCGACCAGTTCGCCACGCTCGACGCGGTCACGGCGAAGATCGGCACACCGCGGCGCACGCTGTCCGTCGGCCAGTCCATGGGCGGGCTCGTCAACGCGCAGATCGCCCGTGACGGCGCCGGCCGCGTCGACGGCGCGCTCGGACTGTGCGGCCTGGTCGCGGGCGGTACCGACCTGGACGACTACCAGCTCGACGCCGAGTACACGATCGCCCGGCTGCTCCTGCCCGGGCAGGACGTCGGCCTGGTCCTCTTCGGGTCGGCCGCCGACGCGGCCGCCACCGCGAAGAAGCTCACCGACGCCGTCACCGCCGCCCAGGCCACCCCGCAGGGCCGGGCCCGGATCGCGCTGGCCGCCGCCTTCCTGAACCTGCCCGCGTGGGCGCCCGGCGAGAGCGCCCCCGCGCCGAGCGACTGGGCGGGGCAGGAGAAGCAGCAGTACGCGTGGTTCGCGCAAGGCATCCTCTCCTTCGTGGAGGGGGGCCGGTACGCGATCGAGCAGTCCGTCGGCGGCAACAACTCCTGGAACAAGGGCGTCGACTACACCCGTCTGCTGGCCGGTTCCGTGCACGCCCAGCAGGTCCGGGCCCTGTACCAGGCGGCCGGCCTGGACCTGCGCGCCGACCTGAGGTCCCTGACGGCGGGCGCCGCGATCACCGCCGACCCGGCCGCCCTACGCACCGCCCAGCGCACGTCCTCCGCCGGCCAGGGCCTGGGCGTGCCGTTGCTGGACGTGCACACCGTCGCCGACAACCTGGTCCCGGTTGAGCAGGAGCGACGGTTCGGCGACCGGGTGCGCGCAGCCGGTGACGGGGCGCTGCTTCGGCAGGCCTACGTCCAGCGCCAGGGCCACTGCGCGTTCACCACCGCCGAGACGGTGGCCGCCCTGCACGCACTGGAACACCGCGTCACCACCGGCCACTGGGACGACGCGGCGACGCCGGGGGTGCTCCAGCGGTCGGCCACGGCGCTCGGTCTGGACGGGGCGGCGTACGTCACGTACCGACCGGCACGCCTGACGGTCGGCCGGGACCGCCCCTCATACCCCACGCAGCCCTGA
- a CDS encoding archease, giving the protein MVGDTDDDRSMRRQGSSGHRTVPHTADVRIEAWGVSRESCLAEAATGLVDCFADLSTARPTAVERVRLAENDDDDLLAALLEEVVYRLEVHGQVPVDVEAESDDDGLEVRLTVTGLSDVEITGAVPKGVSWHGLHMGPDPYGWSCTAIVDV; this is encoded by the coding sequence ATGGTCGGCGACACGGACGACGACAGGTCGATGCGTCGGCAGGGTTCGAGCGGCCACCGGACGGTGCCGCACACCGCCGATGTACGGATCGAGGCGTGGGGAGTGAGCCGGGAGAGCTGCCTGGCGGAGGCGGCGACCGGCCTCGTGGACTGCTTCGCGGACCTGTCCACGGCACGTCCCACCGCCGTGGAGCGCGTAAGACTGGCCGAGAACGACGACGACGATCTGCTGGCCGCGCTCCTGGAGGAGGTCGTCTACCGGCTGGAGGTCCACGGCCAGGTGCCCGTGGACGTGGAGGCCGAGTCCGACGACGACGGGCTCGAGGTGCGGCTGACGGTCACCGGCCTGTCGGACGTGGAGATCACCGGCGCCGTACCGAAGGGCGTGTCGTGGCACGGCCTGCACATGGGCCCGGACCCGTACGGCTGGTCGTGCACGGCGATCGTGGACGTGTGA
- a CDS encoding RtcB family protein, with product MELLEEAPHRFRIERHGDMRVPGVVFASRALLSDAQQALGQVVNVATLPGIVGASYAMPDIHWGYGFPIGGVAATDVDDGGVVSPGGVGFDISCGVRLLAADCDRAQLASAMDAVMDGLDRAIPRGAGPGGVWRPSRAGELERVLEGGARYAVEQGHGEERDLARCEDGGAVRDADVGQVGGRARERGLGQVGSLGSANHFLEVQQVAEVYDQAAAGAFGIARGQVTVMIHCGSRGLGHQICTDHVRAMDRAMTRYGIAVPDRQLACTPVASPEGQAYLGAMAAAANYGRANRQLLTEAARRVFRRAADVRLSLVYDVSHNLAKLETHDVAGRRRRLCVHRKGATRAFPPGHPELPEDLREQGQPVLIPGTMGTASYVLAGVPGGGAFFSTCHGAGRRMSRHQAARSITGRELRARLERDGIAARPLSWRGLTEEAPEAYKDVGEVVAASESAGLCRVVARLVPLGVVKG from the coding sequence ATGGAACTCCTGGAAGAAGCACCCCACCGCTTCCGCATCGAACGACACGGCGACATGCGCGTCCCGGGCGTCGTCTTCGCCTCCCGCGCCCTGCTCAGCGACGCCCAGCAGGCGCTGGGGCAGGTCGTCAACGTGGCCACGCTGCCCGGCATCGTCGGCGCCTCGTACGCCATGCCCGACATCCACTGGGGCTACGGCTTTCCCATCGGCGGGGTCGCGGCGACCGACGTCGACGACGGGGGCGTCGTGTCGCCGGGAGGGGTCGGGTTCGACATCTCCTGTGGGGTGCGGTTGCTGGCCGCCGACTGTGATCGCGCCCAGCTCGCCTCCGCCATGGACGCGGTCATGGACGGGCTCGACCGGGCCATCCCGCGTGGCGCGGGGCCCGGTGGTGTGTGGCGGCCGAGCCGGGCCGGGGAGCTGGAGCGCGTGCTGGAGGGCGGAGCCCGTTATGCCGTGGAGCAGGGGCATGGTGAAGAACGGGATCTTGCACGGTGTGAGGATGGGGGAGCGGTCCGTGACGCCGATGTCGGGCAAGTCGGCGGACGGGCCCGTGAGCGGGGGCTCGGGCAGGTGGGCAGCCTGGGATCGGCCAACCACTTCCTCGAGGTGCAGCAGGTCGCCGAGGTGTACGACCAGGCGGCCGCCGGCGCCTTCGGGATCGCCCGCGGCCAGGTGACCGTCATGATCCACTGTGGGTCGCGCGGGCTCGGGCATCAGATCTGTACCGATCATGTGCGGGCGATGGACCGGGCCATGACCCGGTACGGCATCGCCGTGCCCGATCGGCAGCTGGCCTGCACCCCGGTCGCCTCGCCGGAGGGGCAGGCGTATCTGGGTGCCATGGCAGCCGCCGCCAATTACGGGCGCGCCAACCGCCAGCTCCTCACCGAAGCCGCCCGTCGGGTCTTCCGCCGCGCCGCCGACGTCCGGTTGTCCCTCGTGTACGACGTGTCGCACAACCTCGCCAAGCTCGAGACCCATGACGTGGCCGGGCGGCGGCGTCGGCTGTGCGTGCACCGCAAGGGCGCCACTCGGGCGTTTCCGCCCGGGCATCCCGAGCTTCCCGAGGACCTTCGCGAGCAGGGGCAGCCCGTGTTGATCCCCGGGACCATGGGAACGGCCTCGTACGTCCTGGCGGGTGTGCCCGGCGGAGGTGCCTTCTTCTCCACCTGCCACGGTGCGGGGCGCCGGATGAGCCGCCACCAGGCCGCCCGTTCCATCACCGGCAGGGAGCTGCGGGCCAGGCTCGAGCGGGACGGTATCGCCGCGCGTCCGCTCTCCTGGCGCGGCCTGACCGAGGAGGCCCCTGAGGCGTACAAGGACGTCGGCGAGGTCGTGGCGGCGAGTGAGAGTGCCGGACTGTGCCGTGTCGTCGCCCGCCTGGTGCCGCTCGGGGTGGTCAAGGGCTGA
- a CDS encoding Txe/YoeB family addiction module toxin translates to MRDVNFDPGAWDDFQYWLETDRKMVRRVVRLIGEIQRDPFNGIGKPEPLKGDLSGYWSRRVDDEHRLVYRVDDKEVKILKARYHYAD, encoded by the coding sequence GTGAGGGACGTCAACTTCGACCCGGGCGCCTGGGACGACTTCCAGTACTGGCTGGAGACCGACCGAAAGATGGTGCGTCGCGTCGTTCGTCTCATCGGCGAGATCCAACGCGATCCCTTCAACGGCATCGGCAAGCCCGAGCCGCTCAAAGGAGACCTCTCCGGCTACTGGTCGCGACGCGTTGATGACGAACACCGCCTCGTCTACCGAGTCGATGACAAAGAAGTCAAGATCCTCAAGGCTCGCTATCACTACGCTGACTAG
- a CDS encoding PaaX family transcriptional regulator: MRVTTPALRPQSLLLSFLGDEVLGRGVCVYTGSVIEVFRRAGVGEQATRSTLTRMVARGLLSRRREGRRTYVGLTDRSEAILRDGERRIWKTGAVNRDWDGTWTLLGFSLPESWQRQRHDLRSQLTWAGFGALFSGLWIAPGEVDVSAIVAELGLAAHVKVFRARADTGTDIAGMIDETWDLDELAARYREFEAAWRPFASGRTDITAEDALALRLRLTSEWLQVIRSDPRLPVRHLPADWPAVGAEETFRAVHGLLDAPARDAARRLIESIPAE, from the coding sequence ATCCGCGTGACCACCCCGGCCCTGCGCCCCCAGTCCCTGCTGCTCAGCTTCCTCGGTGACGAGGTGCTGGGCCGGGGGGTGTGCGTGTACACGGGGAGCGTCATCGAGGTGTTCCGGCGCGCCGGGGTGGGCGAGCAGGCCACCCGGTCCACCCTCACCCGCATGGTCGCCCGCGGACTGCTGTCTCGCCGCCGTGAGGGCCGCCGCACGTACGTCGGCCTGACCGACCGCTCGGAGGCGATCCTGCGCGACGGGGAGCGGCGCATCTGGAAGACGGGCGCGGTCAACCGGGACTGGGACGGCACCTGGACCCTCCTCGGCTTCTCGCTCCCGGAGTCCTGGCAGCGCCAGCGGCACGATCTGCGGTCGCAGCTGACCTGGGCGGGGTTCGGGGCGCTGTTCAGCGGGCTGTGGATCGCGCCCGGCGAGGTCGATGTCTCCGCGATCGTCGCCGAGCTCGGGCTCGCGGCGCATGTGAAGGTCTTCCGGGCCCGGGCGGACACCGGCACGGACATCGCCGGAATGATCGACGAGACCTGGGACCTGGACGAACTGGCCGCCCGCTACCGGGAGTTCGAGGCGGCCTGGCGGCCGTTCGCGTCGGGCCGCACGGACATCACCGCGGAGGACGCCCTCGCACTGCGGTTGCGGCTGACCTCCGAGTGGCTGCAGGTGATCCGCAGCGACCCTCGGCTGCCCGTACGGCATCTGCCGGCCGACTGGCCCGCGGTCGGCGCGGAGGAGACGTTCCGGGCGGTCCACGGCCTGCTGGACGCGCCGGCCAGGGACGCAGCACGGCGGCTGATCGAGTCGATTCCGGCTGAGTAG